CTGCGACTGATGGCCGTACACGCGCACCCCGACGACGAGTCGAGCAAGGGCGCGGCCACCATGGCGAAGTACGTGTCCGAGGGGGTGGACGTGCTGGTGGTGACCTGCACCGGCGGAGAGCGTGGGTCCATCCTCAATCCCAAGCTGCAGGGTGACGCGTACATCGAGGAGCACATCCACGAGGTACGCAAGAAGGAGATGGACGAGGCCCGCGAGATCCTGGGCGTGGGGCAGGAGTGGCTCGGTTTCGTCGACTCCGGCCTGCCCGAGGGCGACCCGCTGCCGCCGCTCCCCGAGGGCTGTTTCGCCCTGGAGGACGTCGACAAGGCGGCCGGCGAGCTGGTGCGCAAGATCCGCGCCTTCCGCCCGCAGGTGATCACCACCTACGACGAGAACGGCGGTTACCCGCACCCCGACCACATCATGACCCACAAGATCTCCATGGTGGCGTTCGAGGGCGCGGCGGACACCGAGAAGTACCCGGAGGCGGAGTACGGCCCCGGATACCAGCCGCAGAAGCTCTACTACAACCAGGGCTTCAACCGCCCCCGCACCGAGGCGCTGCACCAGGCGATGCTCGACCGGGGCCTGGAGTCGCCGTACGGGGAGTGGCTGAAGCGCTGGAGCGAGTTCGAGCGCACCGAGCGCACGCTGACCACGCACATTCCGTGCGCGGACTTCTTCGAGATCCGCGACAAGGCGCTGATCGCGCACGCCACGCAGATCGACCCGGACGGCGGCTGGTTCAAGGTGCCGATGGAGCTGCAGAAGGAGGTCTGGCCCACGGAGGAGTACGAACTGGCGAAGTCTCTCGTCGACACCTCCCTCCCCGAGGCCGACCTCTTCGCGGGCATCCGCGACAATGCCTGACATGAGTGCAAGCGTGAGCCTGGCAGTGACGCACCTCGTCCCCCTCGCCAAGGAGGTCGACGAGAACAAGGTCACCCCCGGTGTCCTCGGCTTCATCGTCTTCGCGGTGATGGCCCTGGCGGTGTGGGGCCTGATGAAGTCGATGAGCAAGCACATGAACAAGGTCGACTTCAAGGAGTCCTCGGAGTCCTCGGACTCCGAGGCGAACCAGGCCGAGAAGTCCGACTCCGCAGCCAAGCGGGGCTGACCCCGGCGTCAGTGCCTCGCCGGTACCGCCACCCCCATCACATCCCGGGCGTGGCGGTCCGGCGTCATGTGCAGGCGCCAGGCCTGCCAGCCGTCCTCCAGGCTGATGCCCCGCTCCAGGAGCAGGGTGTACGCGGAGACGTAGTCGGTCAGTTTCTCGTCCCGTAGCGGATGGGCGGCTCGGGACAGCTGGGACAAATCCTCCTGGGCGACGGCCGTGCCCACCTCCACCCCGCCCGGTGCCGCGTACGGCAGCAGGGTGCAGCGCAGGAAGCGGGCCCAGTCCTCGCCACGGCGGTCGCCGTAGGAGGCGAACAGGTCCAGCGCCTCGTCGGACAGGGCCAGAGCCTGCTGGGTGCGGGCGTTGCCCGCGTCGACCACCGCCAG
The genomic region above belongs to Streptomyces sp. CG1 and contains:
- the mca gene encoding mycothiol conjugate amidase Mca produces the protein MTDQLRLMAVHAHPDDESSKGAATMAKYVSEGVDVLVVTCTGGERGSILNPKLQGDAYIEEHIHEVRKKEMDEAREILGVGQEWLGFVDSGLPEGDPLPPLPEGCFALEDVDKAAGELVRKIRAFRPQVITTYDENGGYPHPDHIMTHKISMVAFEGAADTEKYPEAEYGPGYQPQKLYYNQGFNRPRTEALHQAMLDRGLESPYGEWLKRWSEFERTERTLTTHIPCADFFEIRDKALIAHATQIDPDGGWFKVPMELQKEVWPTEEYELAKSLVDTSLPEADLFAGIRDNA